Proteins co-encoded in one Syngnathoides biaculeatus isolate LvHL_M chromosome 22, ASM1980259v1, whole genome shotgun sequence genomic window:
- the LOC133496065 gene encoding uncharacterized protein LOC133496065 isoform X1: MDEVILFRKTDASLHSVLQMHVTEQTGQNRTQREDAASPATSWGRPLPEDQASPIREGSVMSSSPTLSPAPPLCHDYFQTTTPSPLHIILDSDFLNYEEDLNLYDLLPDSDSDNKFEFSLPVISLNEFVSWSHASSSHVSSPCEFKSFSSIPFLITRLTIYPGPPRGGQRRRQSSVLPSASRCAATKTHPSSIHVSLAIELLATSPDTSPTTELADYTPVMSGLVDILNQVQRKLNNLSTARPQLIPGHSPVAAGPLLNCTQALNETELQPTLVFALVGTDLQPTLVYVAVAADMLPSHGHNRGNTLPGEPYSRCGSNRPATKPSSRCGGNRPAGTPRPHRGGDRLPGGQRPRYGSNRLTAKPRSRHGGDRLSAEPSSHRGGNRAAAEARPHFVGNRSSAT; this comes from the exons atggatgaggttATCCTGTTCCGCAAGACGGacgcaagccttcactctgttcttcagatg CACGTGACGGAAcaaactggccagaacaggacccagcgggAAGATGCGGCGTCGCCGGCCACGTCATGGGGACGCCCCCTGCCTGAGGACCAAGCATCTCCTATTCGGGAGGGCTCTGTTATGTCGTCCTCTCCTACCTTGTCACCCGCACCGCCCCTGTGTCATGATTACTTCCAAACCACGACCCCCTCACCACTGCATATTATTTTGGACTCGGATTTTTTGAATTATGAGGAAGATCTAAATTTATATGACCTgctgcctgattctgactcggacaataaatttgaattttcCCTCCCGGTGATAAGTCTCAATGAGTTTGTTTCGTGGTCCCACGCTTCCAGCTCCCATGTGTCTTCACCCTGTGAGTTCAAGTCCTTTTCCTCTATTCCCTTTTTGATAACCCGTTTGACCATCTATCCGGGTCCTCcccgtggcggccagaggagacgccaaAGCAGCGTTCTGCCTtctgcctcccgctgcgcggcgacCAAGACACACCCATCGTCCATTCACGTCTCACTGGCGATCGAGCTTCTGGCGACCTCCCCCGACACTTCGCCAACAACCGAGCTGGCGGACTATACGCCGGTGATGTCTGGGCTTGTGGATATCCTGAACCAGGTTCAGCGGAAATTGAACAATCTCTCCACGGCAAGGCCACAGCTGATTCCCGGTCATTCACCGGTGGCGGCCGGTCCGCTGCTGAACTGCACCCAGGCCTTGAATGAGACCGAGCTGCAGCCGACGCTCGTATTCGCATTGGTGGGGACTGACCTGCAGCCGACGCTTGTGTACGTCGCTGTGGCGGCTGACATGCTGCCGAGCCACGGCCACAATCGTGGCAACACACTTCCTGGTGAACCATACTCACGTTGTGGTAGCAACCGAcctgctaccaagccaagctCTCGTTGCGGTGGCAACAGACCCGCTGGCACACCACGCCCACATCGCGGTGGCGACAGACTTCCTGGCGGACAACGCCCACGTTACGGTAGCAACCGACTCACTGCTAAGCCACGCTCACGTCACGGTGGAGACAGACTCTCTGCCGAGCCAAGCTCACATCGCGGTGGCAACCGAGCTGCCGCCGAGGCACGTCCACATTTCGTTGGCAACCGATCTTCGGCCACCTGA
- the LOC133496065 gene encoding uncharacterized protein LOC133496065 isoform X2: MSSSPTLSPAPPLCHDYFQTTTPSPLHIILDSDFLNYEEDLNLYDLLPDSDSDNKFEFSLPVISLNEFVSWSHASSSHVSSPCEFKSFSSIPFLITRLTIYPGPPRGGQRRRQSSVLPSASRCAATKTHPSSIHVSLAIELLATSPDTSPTTELADYTPVMSGLVDILNQVQRKLNNLSTARPQLIPGHSPVAAGPLLNCTQALNETELQPTLVFALVGTDLQPTLVYVAVAADMLPSHGHNRGNTLPGEPYSRCGSNRPATKPSSRCGGNRPAGTPRPHRGGDRLPGGQRPRYGSNRLTAKPRSRHGGDRLSAEPSSHRGGNRAAAEARPHFVGNRSSAT; this comes from the coding sequence ATGTCGTCCTCTCCTACCTTGTCACCCGCACCGCCCCTGTGTCATGATTACTTCCAAACCACGACCCCCTCACCACTGCATATTATTTTGGACTCGGATTTTTTGAATTATGAGGAAGATCTAAATTTATATGACCTgctgcctgattctgactcggacaataaatttgaattttcCCTCCCGGTGATAAGTCTCAATGAGTTTGTTTCGTGGTCCCACGCTTCCAGCTCCCATGTGTCTTCACCCTGTGAGTTCAAGTCCTTTTCCTCTATTCCCTTTTTGATAACCCGTTTGACCATCTATCCGGGTCCTCcccgtggcggccagaggagacgccaaAGCAGCGTTCTGCCTtctgcctcccgctgcgcggcgacCAAGACACACCCATCGTCCATTCACGTCTCACTGGCGATCGAGCTTCTGGCGACCTCCCCCGACACTTCGCCAACAACCGAGCTGGCGGACTATACGCCGGTGATGTCTGGGCTTGTGGATATCCTGAACCAGGTTCAGCGGAAATTGAACAATCTCTCCACGGCAAGGCCACAGCTGATTCCCGGTCATTCACCGGTGGCGGCCGGTCCGCTGCTGAACTGCACCCAGGCCTTGAATGAGACCGAGCTGCAGCCGACGCTCGTATTCGCATTGGTGGGGACTGACCTGCAGCCGACGCTTGTGTACGTCGCTGTGGCGGCTGACATGCTGCCGAGCCACGGCCACAATCGTGGCAACACACTTCCTGGTGAACCATACTCACGTTGTGGTAGCAACCGAcctgctaccaagccaagctCTCGTTGCGGTGGCAACAGACCCGCTGGCACACCACGCCCACATCGCGGTGGCGACAGACTTCCTGGCGGACAACGCCCACGTTACGGTAGCAACCGACTCACTGCTAAGCCACGCTCACGTCACGGTGGAGACAGACTCTCTGCCGAGCCAAGCTCACATCGCGGTGGCAACCGAGCTGCCGCCGAGGCACGTCCACATTTCGTTGGCAACCGATCTTCGGCCACCTGA